The following are encoded in a window of Microbispora sp. ZYX-F-249 genomic DNA:
- a CDS encoding DUF932 domain-containing protein, with product MSTVVPVPLTARNAGLAELHALLRDQHARKVDIPVTTAQIRAVGTHLQLIDTPPVLSEAGVSDSTGLYLPTEICDQGLADKLGIPLPYLRRLRAHQPALYEANVNTWLRSDDRRFLLRGLRGAGGAPGVARAFLSDRYKIIDNLDVLMAALDGVRLAGVDIDIDGCDLTERRMYVRVVCEQVAALAPELLKNYRSPFTGAAGADNPLVFAGFVISNSETGCGAFTITPRLLVQVCRNGMTITADAHRHVHLGGRLDDGGAVRWSSDTHDKNLQLITAQTRDAITTFLDTDYLTTKIRELTAAAGAEIADPDNTIRAVTTKLRFTDDQQREILRHFIRGGDLTAGGVMHAVTSVAQTVDDADTAHEMEAQALRALHLAAAGT from the coding sequence ATGAGCACCGTTGTCCCCGTTCCGCTGACCGCCCGCAACGCCGGCCTGGCCGAGCTGCACGCGCTGCTGCGCGACCAGCACGCCCGCAAGGTCGACATCCCGGTCACCACCGCGCAGATCCGCGCGGTCGGCACGCACCTGCAGCTGATCGACACCCCGCCCGTGCTGTCGGAGGCCGGGGTGAGCGACAGCACGGGCCTGTACCTGCCGACCGAGATCTGCGACCAGGGCCTGGCCGACAAGCTCGGCATCCCCCTGCCGTATCTTCGGCGCCTGCGCGCCCACCAGCCCGCCCTGTACGAGGCCAACGTCAACACCTGGCTGCGCTCCGACGACCGCCGCTTCCTCCTGCGCGGCCTGCGCGGCGCGGGCGGCGCCCCCGGCGTCGCGCGGGCGTTCCTGTCCGACCGGTACAAGATCATCGACAACCTGGACGTGCTCATGGCCGCCCTGGACGGCGTACGGCTGGCCGGGGTCGACATCGACATCGACGGGTGCGACCTGACCGAACGGCGCATGTATGTGCGGGTGGTGTGCGAGCAGGTCGCCGCCCTGGCCCCCGAGCTGCTGAAGAACTACCGCAGCCCGTTCACCGGCGCCGCCGGCGCCGACAACCCGCTGGTGTTCGCCGGATTCGTGATCAGCAACAGCGAGACCGGCTGCGGCGCGTTCACCATCACCCCGCGCCTGCTGGTGCAGGTCTGCCGCAACGGCATGACCATCACCGCCGACGCCCACCGCCACGTCCACCTCGGCGGCCGCCTCGACGACGGCGGCGCGGTCCGGTGGAGCAGCGACACCCACGACAAGAACCTTCAGCTGATCACCGCCCAGACCCGCGACGCCATCACCACCTTCCTCGACACCGACTACCTCACCACCAAAATCCGCGAACTCACCGCCGCCGCCGGTGCCGAGATCGCCGACCCCGACAACACCATCCGGGCGGTCACCACCAAGCTGCGCTTCACCGACGACCAGCAGCGCGAGATCCTGCGCCACTTCATCCGCGGGGGCGACCTGACCGCCGGCGGGGTGATGCACGCGGTCACAAGCGTCGCCCAGACCGTCGACGACGCCGACACCGCCCACGAAATGGAGGCCCAGGCACTGCGCGCTCTGCACCTGGCCGCCGCCGGAACCTGA
- a CDS encoding single-stranded DNA-binding protein, with translation MLDIHISLTGRIAYNPRFFASDHEAPAMWSAVLDVNGPPTPRRDGSTYVPTRQVEVVVYGVAAIRAHESYRKGHLIMAHGCDLMPRTYETKNREGKPIVRAAVKVIATDLGLATRYSPVREEAAAWPVAAAPRRLAQGASAAMDGPAAPLVA, from the coding sequence GTGCTCGACATCCACATCAGCCTGACCGGCAGGATCGCCTACAACCCGCGCTTTTTCGCCTCCGACCATGAGGCGCCGGCCATGTGGTCGGCGGTGCTGGACGTGAACGGGCCGCCGACCCCGCGCCGCGACGGCTCGACCTACGTCCCCACCCGTCAGGTGGAGGTCGTCGTCTACGGGGTCGCCGCGATCCGCGCGCACGAGTCCTACCGCAAGGGCCACCTGATCATGGCGCACGGCTGCGACCTGATGCCCCGCACCTACGAGACCAAGAACCGCGAAGGCAAGCCGATCGTCCGCGCGGCGGTCAAGGTGATCGCCACCGATCTGGGGCTGGCCACCCGCTACAGCCCGGTGCGCGAGGAGGCCGCCGCATGGCCGGTCGCCGCCGCGCCCCGGCGCCTGGCACAAGGAGCCTCCGCGGCCATGGACGGGCCGGCCGCTCCGCTGGTCGCCTGA
- a CDS encoding OsmC family protein produces MSTDLAPGKALRGPLNGVDTPTLFATIDAVRGNPEIAKFQFRARNRWVSGTHNRSVIRGFYGAGQEDTSRTEDFVYDADHPAVLVGSGNGPTPVEFLLHALAACLTSGLANIAAARGVQLTEVESTVEGDIDLLGVLGLSEQVRNGYQGIRVSLSISGDAPEEVLRGLVEQSRARSAVYDVFTNGVPVEIDVTTR; encoded by the coding sequence ATGAGTACGGACCTCGCCCCCGGAAAGGCGCTCCGCGGCCCGCTGAACGGCGTGGACACGCCGACCCTGTTCGCCACGATCGACGCGGTGCGCGGCAATCCCGAGATCGCCAAGTTCCAGTTCCGCGCCAGGAACCGCTGGGTCTCCGGCACGCACAACCGCAGCGTCATCCGCGGCTTCTACGGCGCGGGCCAGGAGGACACCAGCCGCACCGAGGACTTCGTGTACGACGCCGACCACCCGGCGGTTCTGGTGGGCTCGGGCAACGGCCCCACCCCGGTCGAGTTCCTGCTGCACGCGCTGGCCGCCTGCCTCACCTCCGGCCTGGCGAACATCGCGGCGGCCCGCGGCGTACAGCTCACCGAGGTCGAGTCCACCGTCGAGGGCGACATCGACCTGCTGGGCGTCCTGGGCCTGTCCGAGCAGGTGCGCAACGGCTACCAGGGCATCCGCGTGAGCCTGTCCATCTCGGGGGACGCGCCCGAAGAGGTGCTGCGCGGCCTGGTCGAGCAGTCCAGGGCCAGGTCGGCTGTCTACGACGTGTTCACCAACGGCGTGCCCGTCGAGATCGACGTCACCACTCGCTGA
- a CDS encoding RCC1-like domain-containing protein: MSLTAVTAIALQAPPGTPADAAPSQTAAPAWTHAAAWGFNTSGQLGDGTQISRGSPVAVAEAGRGFVKVASGADHSVAIAADGTLWSWGANDQGQLGDGTATGRPAPAQVPGMTNITEIAAGRGFTLAVRSDGTLWSWGRNDSGQLGTGAANVSQPVPRQVPGLTGITDVAAGTAHGLAARSDGTAWAWGLNDSGQLGDATTISRPTPVPVAGLTGVAAVAGGLVHSLALRSDGTVWSWGSNGAGELGDGTVGNRLTPVKALKVAHITDIAAGERHSLAVSGDGTLFAWGLNGSGQLGDGTTTDRSVPYPVPGLSGVVQATAGFRFSAALRSDGTVWSWGLNYQGQLGDGTATHRLTPAQVPGLTDVSQLDAGPRQDFNTASHTLVIRRVPAPAFSISLGSASGNLPAGGSLSITVTTHPINGSTQTVAFAVGTGSEPANAVPIGLPPGVTAVFSPPSVVADGSSTLTLTASPQTTPTHGEPASLSVVGYATSPTGTASAPFDLSIIDPPCPATTAPGTNAARSSTGSTPTTTDAPSGPKSSSPRPSRLRRSGRTALAPAGSGTPTTTRPPSTKPPACGLKRQDAGGLPADEVGPLCWERAARGTSLCGLWTLWP; encoded by the coding sequence ATGTCGCTGACGGCCGTGACGGCCATCGCCCTGCAAGCACCGCCCGGCACACCCGCCGACGCCGCTCCGTCCCAGACGGCCGCACCGGCTTGGACGCATGCCGCAGCCTGGGGCTTCAACACCTCCGGACAGCTCGGTGACGGCACCCAGATCTCCCGCGGCTCCCCGGTGGCCGTGGCCGAGGCGGGCCGCGGCTTCGTCAAGGTCGCCTCCGGAGCCGACCACAGTGTGGCGATCGCCGCAGACGGCACCTTGTGGTCCTGGGGCGCGAACGACCAGGGCCAACTGGGCGACGGCACCGCCACCGGCCGACCGGCGCCGGCACAGGTACCGGGGATGACGAACATCACCGAAATCGCCGCAGGGCGCGGCTTCACTCTGGCGGTACGCTCCGACGGCACGCTGTGGTCCTGGGGGCGCAACGACAGCGGCCAACTCGGTACCGGCGCGGCCAACGTCTCACAGCCGGTGCCGCGGCAGGTGCCTGGGCTGACCGGCATCACCGACGTCGCCGCTGGCACCGCCCACGGCCTGGCGGCGCGATCGGACGGCACGGCATGGGCTTGGGGCCTGAACGACTCCGGCCAGCTGGGCGACGCAACCACGATCAGCAGGCCCACGCCGGTCCCGGTGGCCGGGCTGACCGGCGTGGCCGCCGTCGCGGGCGGGCTGGTACACAGCCTGGCGCTGCGGTCCGACGGGACGGTGTGGTCCTGGGGTTCCAACGGCGCGGGCGAGCTCGGAGACGGCACCGTGGGCAACCGGCTGACGCCGGTCAAAGCGCTGAAAGTCGCACACATCACCGATATCGCCGCCGGTGAGCGGCACAGCCTGGCGGTGAGCGGCGACGGCACCCTGTTCGCCTGGGGCCTCAACGGCAGCGGTCAGCTCGGTGACGGCACCACGACCGACCGCTCGGTGCCGTACCCCGTGCCCGGGCTGTCGGGGGTCGTCCAGGCCACGGCAGGCTTCCGGTTCAGCGCGGCGCTGCGCTCCGACGGCACGGTGTGGTCCTGGGGACTGAACTACCAGGGGCAGCTCGGCGACGGCACGGCGACCCACCGCCTGACACCCGCGCAGGTGCCCGGTCTGACGGACGTCTCCCAGCTCGACGCGGGTCCCCGCCAGGACTTCAACACCGCCTCCCACACGCTGGTGATCCGGCGCGTACCGGCACCCGCGTTCTCGATCTCGCTCGGCTCGGCAAGCGGGAATCTCCCCGCCGGCGGGTCACTCTCGATCACCGTGACCACCCACCCGATCAACGGCTCCACCCAGACGGTGGCCTTCGCCGTGGGCACCGGATCCGAACCGGCGAACGCCGTGCCGATCGGCCTGCCACCGGGCGTCACCGCCGTCTTCTCCCCACCGTCCGTCGTCGCGGACGGCTCGTCCACGTTGACCCTGACGGCAAGCCCGCAGACCACACCCACGCACGGAGAGCCGGCCTCTCTTTCCGTCGTCGGCTACGCCACGTCACCGACCGGCACCGCCTCGGCGCCCTTCGACCTGTCGATCATCGACCCGCCCTGTCCGGCGACAACCGCACCGGGTACAAACGCAGCTCGTTCAAGCACTGGATCGACGCCGACCACGACGGATGCTCCATCCGGGCCGAAGTCCTCCTCGCCGAGGCCGTCACGCCTCCGCAGGTCGGGCCGGACTGCACTCGCACCGGCGGGCAGTGGTACTCCTACTACGACGAGGCCACCGTCGACCAAGCCTCCAGCCTGTGGATTGAAACGACAGGACGCGGGCGGCCTGCCTGCTGATGAGGTGGGCCCACTGTGCTGGGAACGGGCGGCGCGGGGCACGTCCCTATGTGGTCTCTGGACGCTATGGCCATGA
- a CDS encoding type II toxin-antitoxin system ParD family antitoxin translates to MTTRAVSVTIEEHLLEYANAEVAAGRARSVSAVVNAALARRAEADREADAAVRAAAQAVRSDPAASAKVARMTAHVLAQREQHLAQAAGE, encoded by the coding sequence ATGACGACGAGAGCTGTCAGTGTGACGATCGAGGAGCATCTGCTCGAGTACGCCAACGCCGAGGTTGCCGCCGGGCGGGCCCGATCGGTGTCGGCTGTGGTCAACGCCGCGTTGGCGCGGCGGGCAGAGGCGGATCGTGAGGCCGACGCTGCGGTACGCGCCGCCGCGCAGGCGGTGCGGTCGGACCCTGCCGCGTCGGCCAAGGTAGCCCGGATGACCGCCCACGTGCTCGCGCAGCGGGAGCAGCACCTGGCACAGGCCGCCGGTGAGTGA
- a CDS encoding NAD(P)/FAD-dependent oxidoreductase — translation MPIHHRHDVVVVGARAAGAATALLLARLGHDVVLLDRAVFPSDTVSTHQIARSGVVLLHRWGLLDAVLASGAPAIRRVTFAAEGESVTRTIKDKAGVDLLVAPRRYILDTIVAEAAASAGADLRLGATVAGLRRDGTGRVTGVYGHDDNGLPLEIHARFVVGADGLGSRVARAAGAEIIEDRGGDGAGQYTYYDGLPWDAIELIVADRAFTGVFPTHAGQACIWICTPSADARHTRRRAASRTEAFTASLHRTAPELAERLRAGRRTAPVTGVLRAPNHLRKAHGPGWALVGDAGYHRDPITGHGLSDAYRDAELLAVALDRALRGDLEESAALAGYQRRRDEAVRDIFELTCALAAYPPVPEFVALQKQLSVAIDIEAASIAVTPIPGTHHTTPA, via the coding sequence ATGCCCATCCACCATCGCCACGACGTCGTCGTCGTGGGCGCACGCGCCGCCGGCGCGGCCACCGCACTGCTTCTGGCCCGCCTCGGGCACGACGTGGTGCTGCTCGACCGGGCCGTCTTTCCCTCCGACACCGTCTCGACCCACCAGATCGCCCGCAGCGGAGTGGTGCTGCTGCACCGCTGGGGACTGCTCGATGCTGTGCTCGCCAGCGGAGCCCCAGCCATCCGCCGGGTCACGTTCGCCGCCGAAGGCGAGTCGGTCACCCGTACGATCAAGGACAAGGCCGGGGTGGACCTGCTGGTCGCACCGCGCCGCTACATCCTGGACACCATCGTCGCCGAGGCGGCCGCCTCGGCGGGCGCCGACCTGCGGCTCGGCGCCACCGTCGCCGGGCTGCGCCGCGACGGCACCGGCCGCGTCACCGGCGTGTACGGCCACGACGACAACGGCTTGCCGCTGGAGATCCACGCACGGTTCGTCGTCGGCGCCGACGGCCTGGGCTCCCGCGTGGCCCGCGCGGCCGGCGCCGAGATCATCGAGGACCGCGGCGGCGACGGCGCGGGCCAGTACACCTACTACGACGGCCTGCCCTGGGACGCCATCGAGCTGATCGTCGCCGATCGGGCCTTCACCGGAGTCTTCCCCACCCACGCCGGCCAGGCCTGCATCTGGATCTGCACTCCCAGCGCGGACGCCCGCCATACCCGCCGCCGGGCCGCGTCGCGTACGGAGGCCTTCACCGCCTCCCTGCACCGGACGGCTCCGGAACTGGCCGAACGGCTGCGTGCCGGACGGCGTACGGCACCGGTCACGGGCGTGCTGCGCGCCCCGAACCATCTGCGCAAAGCCCACGGACCCGGGTGGGCGCTGGTCGGGGACGCCGGCTACCACCGCGACCCGATCACCGGTCACGGCCTCAGCGACGCCTACCGCGACGCGGAACTGCTCGCCGTCGCGCTCGACCGGGCGTTGCGTGGCGACCTGGAGGAGAGCGCCGCCCTGGCGGGTTACCAGCGGCGGCGCGACGAGGCCGTACGCGACATCTTCGAGCTGACCTGCGCCCTGGCCGCCTACCCGCCCGTTCCCGAGTTCGTCGCCCTGCAAAAGCAGCTCAGCGTGGCCATCGACATCGAGGCGGCCTCGATCGCCGTCACCCCCATCCCGGGCACCCACCACACCACACCCGCCTGA